A genomic region of Mesorhizobium sp. NZP2077 contains the following coding sequences:
- a CDS encoding DUF3309 family protein: MTVPGAFTIITIMLVLVGVLPIWPWSRGWAWRPAIVSAAILLVLLVLLFTNRI, from the coding sequence ATGACCGTCCCCGGCGCCTTCACCATCATCACAATCATGCTGGTCCTGGTCGGCGTCCTGCCGATCTGGCCGTGGTCGCGCGGCTGGGCCTGGCGGCCGGCCATCGTCTCGGCTGCGATCCTGCTGGTGTTGCTGGTCCTGCTGTTCACCAACAGGATCTAA